A part of Octopus sinensis linkage group LG7, ASM634580v1, whole genome shotgun sequence genomic DNA contains:
- the LOC115214481 gene encoding uncharacterized protein LOC115214481 — protein sequence MLNHLPKTVKEGTLLVSFDVVNLYTNIPHDYGIEATTFWLEKFPEEIPGRINHRFIIGALKFILLNNNFMFDTVYYRQKCGIAMGSQAAPVIANLVSYINHHYKNMTLISLLFKGELGEVFG from the coding sequence ATGCTGAACCACCTCCCAAAGACAGTAAAGGAAGGAACCCTGTTAGTATCATTCGATGTGGTGAATTTGTACACCAATATCCCACACGACTATGGTATAGAAGCGACcaccttctggctagaaaaattcccagaagagatcccaggaCGCATTAACCACAGATTCATAATCGGAGCACTCAAATTCATCCTGCTGAACAACAATTTCATGTTCGATACAGTTTACTATcgacaaaaatgtggaattgcaatgggaaGCCAAGCTGCTCCAGTGATTGCGAACCTTGTAAGTTATAtcaatcatcactacaaaaatatgACGCTCATTTCATTGCTGTTTAAAGGAGAACTGGGAGAGGTATTTGGATga